A genomic stretch from Erigeron canadensis isolate Cc75 chromosome 9, C_canadensis_v1, whole genome shotgun sequence includes:
- the LOC122583336 gene encoding uncharacterized protein LOC122583336, giving the protein MSDSSASSSSSSDYEATEYESINRAVSQMNAVFNPEAITACLNVIFDEEENEGQAASSSSTPKLTRRVINRDHLGAAKLLYNHYFAPNCTYPPDMFRRRFKMRKEMFLRIARDIHSFNSVQPLPKHFQFFHKAPTDASGRPGFNIFQKCTSAIRQLAYSYKADALDDYLQMAQDTAYQCLDAFCKCVIHLYQEEYLRRPTEVDIQRITAKHEQVHGFPGMLGSIDCMHWGWRNCPVAWQEQYTRGDKGHPTIMLEADRAPKVEFTVNGRHFGKGYYLANGIYPEWATLVKSFKCPMEPKTTKFKRYQEAARKDIERAFGVLQGCFQIVEQQARAYSVNKIKRIMLCCVILHNMIVEDNGRAITAFEEELIANTVLPTRTWNEGVQHSFVCTGSYAIDRLIMNSVML; this is encoded by the exons ATGTCTGATTCATCAGCTTCCTCCTCTTCTAGCTCTGATTACGAAGCAACCGAATACGAATCAATCAATCGAGCTGTTTCACAGATGAATGCAGTTTTCAATCCTGAGGCAATAACCGCTTGTCTTAACGTTATCTTTGACGAAGAAGAAAACGAGGGCCAAGCagcttcaagttcttcaacACCCAAGTTGACTAGAAGGGTGATCAATCGAGATCACCTTGGTGCTGCAAAACTTTTATACAATCATTACTTTGCGCCTAACTGCACCTACCCACCCGACATGTTCCGTAGAAGGTTTAAAATGCGAAAGGAAATGTTTCTCCGCATAGCGCGAGATATACACTCCTTTAACAGCGTTCAACCGCTACCGAAACATTTTCAGTTTTTCCACAAAGCACCGACAGATGCTTCTGGTCGTCCTGGTtttaacattttccagaaatgtaCCTCTGCAATACGCCAGTTAGCGTATAGCTATAAGGCTGATGCTTTGGACGATTACTTGCAAATGGCGCAAGATACTGCGTACCAGTGTTTAGATGCTTTTTGCAAGTGTGTCATACACTTGTATCAAGAAGAGTACTTGAGAAGGCCAACAGAAGTAGATATCCAACGGATAACTGCTAAACATGAGCAGGTTCATGGTTTTCCGGGTATGCTTGGTAGCATAGATTGTATGCATTGGGGGTGGAGGAACTGTCCGGTGGCATGGCAAGAGCAGTACACTCGAGGCGACAAGGGTCATCCCacaatcatgcttgaagcg GACAGGGCTCCTAAAGTAGAGTTTACGGTGAATGGCCGCCACTTTGGAAAGGGATATTACTTAGCTAATGGTATATATCCTGAATGGGCCACCCTTGTCAAGTCTTTCAAGTGCCCGATGGAGCCGAAAACCACCAAGTTCAAGAGATACCAAGAAGCTGCAAGGAAGGATATCGAGCGAGCATTCGGGGTTCTTCAAGGTTGTTTCCAGATTGTTGAGCAACAAGCCCGGGCCTACAGTGTAAACAAGATAAAACGTATCATGTTATGTTGTGTGATTCTGCACAACATGATCGTTGAAGATAACGGGCGCGCAATCACAGCGTTTGAAGAAGAGTTAATAGCTAATACTGTCCTCCCAACTCGCACATGGAATGAAGGTGTTCAACACAGCTTCGTATGTACGGGGAGTTACGCGATAGACAGACTCATCATGAACTCCGTAATGCTCTGA
- the LOC122582915 gene encoding EEF1A lysine methyltransferase 4 gives MYRDESACNTYNYGDSVYWDARYVSEASAGSFDWYQRYSSLRPFVTKYFPNTRSQLLMAGCGNAVMSEDMVKDGYENIVNVDISCVAIEMMRRKYEDVPQLKYLQMDVRDMGFFVDDSFDGVIDKGTLDSLMCGTDAPLSASQMLGEVSRILKPGGIYMLITYGDPSVRMPHINRPAYNWKIDLYTIPRPGFQRPPGSTSSPKSYLSPIPTTEKGLLPDDFVLEDPDSHFIYVCTKMGENSELSNSPAFSLTVDI, from the exons atgtATAGAGATGAATCAGCATGTAATACATACAACTATGGGGATTCCGTATACTGGGATGCCCGTTATGTAAGTGAGGCATCAGCTGGTTCTTTTGATTGGTATCAGCGTTATTCTTCTTTAAGACCTTTTGTTACTAAATATTTCCCAAATACTCGTTCTCAATTACTTATGGCTGGTTGTGGCAATGCAg TTATGTCAGAGGACATGGTTAAGGATGGCTATGAAAACATCGTGAATGTTGATATTTCCTGTGTGGCTATTGAAATGATGCGAAGGAAGTACGAGGATGTGCCTCAATTGAAAT ACCTGCAGATGGATGTTAGAGATATGGGattttttgttgatgattcattCGATGGTGTAATTGATAAAG GAACTCTTGACTCTCTGATG TGCGGAACTGATGCTCCACTCAGTGCTTCTCAAATGCTAGGGGAAGTGAGCAG GATTCTTAAACCTGGAGGGATCTATATGCTG ATTACATATGGTGATCCATCGGTGAGGATGCCTCACATAAACCGGCCGGCTTACAATTGGAAAATAGACTTGTACACCATAC CTCGGCCTGGTTTCCAGCGGCCGCCAGGATCAACCTCGTCTCCTAAATCGTACCTGTCACCAATTCCCACCACTGAGAAGGGCCTTCTTCCTGATGATTTTGTTTTAGAAGATCCAGATTCtcattttatatatgtgtgcaCTAAAATGGGCGAAAACTCTGAACTCAGTAACTCGCCTGCGTTTTCATTGACTGTTGATATTTGA
- the LOC122582788 gene encoding MADS-box transcription factor 23, with translation MGRGKIEIKKIENVSTRQVTFSKRRAGLIKKAHELSVLCDAEVGIIVFSNTGRLYEFCSASMRGILDRYNRATEPSTSQLQAEIRQEQAELELLRNEVRRLRNENGRLMGSNLEGTTIQELHQLEQQLNDGLTSVKEKKDAMLFEEIERSNRKERELNYENEFLRGEIEKLKQFLPLTQQPAPQGFIEYTPVVVPSSSAAGHSKDEQVSPDTVCYYGSDNTDSETALQLRLPCGDHSKKEMLPKRETNSSSCASDEMEQ, from the exons ATGGGCAGGGGAAAAAttgaaattaagaaaatagAGAATGTAAGTACAAGACAAGTGACATTCTCAAAGAGGCGTGCTGGATTGATCAAGAAAGCACATGAACTTTCTGTTCTCTGTGATGCTGAAGTTGGGATTATTGTTTTCTCAAATACTGGCCGCCTTTATGAGTTCTGCAGTGCTAG CATGAGGGGAATACTCGATCGATACAATAGGGCGACGGAGCCTTCTACATCACAGTTGCAAGCAGAGATT AGGCAAGAACAAGCTGAGCTAGAACTTTTGAGAAACGAAGTGAGAAGACTCAGAAATGAAAATGG GAGGTTAATGGGTAGTAATCTTGAGGGTACGACCATTCAGGAGCTGCATCAGTTAGAGCAACAACTGAATGATGGTTTAACATCTGTCAAAGAAAAGAAG GATGCTATGCTTTTTGAAGAAATCGAGCGCTCAAATCGCAAG GAGAGAGAGCTTAATTATGAAAATGAATTTCTTCGAGGGGAA ATTGAGAAGTTAAAGCAGTTTCTCCCTTTAACTCAGCAACCGGCTCCACAGGGTTTCATTGAATACACTCCTGTTGTTGTGCCAAGTAGCAGTGCAGCTGGTCATTCAAAGGATGAGCAGGTCAGCCCAGATACCGTGTGTTACTATGGATCCGATAACACTGATTCTGAAACAGCACTTCAGTTGAG GCTACCCTGTGGTGACCACTCAAAAAAGGAGATGTTGCCAAAAAGAGAAACTAATTCAAGTAGCTGCGCAAGTGACGAGATGGAGCAATGA